The Nicotiana tomentosiformis chromosome 2, ASM39032v3, whole genome shotgun sequence genome includes the window gctggtgctataatcataggATGATGACCatgctgtactgccttgccccgaagtataggacaaaacctcttcatatGGCCAGGATCCCTGCACTCGTAACAACCCATCGAAATACTGGACTGATGACCTGAAGTGTGACCCTGATAGCCTGAATACCCGCTGGAGGAaccttgaatagctggtgggcgataggAACTCTTTGGCATGGAGCTGAAATAGGGTCGCaatggagcacctcgaggaggcggcgGTGATGGATATGTGGTACTACTAGAATGACCCCTGCCCCTAGtcggggcaccactgaactctctagaatatcaaaaccgcttatctctcgtcgcctgctctcggctccgctggcGGACACCCTCGATCATCCGAGCTATCTCAGAGAAGTATCATGCGTTCATGGTgagacaactcagaaaatcttgcctcatagtcggtcaccgatATCTGGCCCTACCGAAGCTTctcaaactgaaatcgcaactcttccctttgaGAGGGTTGGATATATCTGTCCAAGAATAGGCgtatgaactggtcccaagtcatgggaggagaacctgctggtctgccgagaagataggACTACCACAATatacgggctctgccctccagctgaaaggtggtaaagtccaccccgtgggactccaatatcctcatgttatgcagtctgtccctgcaccgatcaataaagtcctggtgGTCCTCAGGtcactcacctccaaagacaggaggatgtatcCTGGTCCATATGTCCAATAGCTTCTACAGCTCATCGACCGTAACTGGTTTGGGCTCAGGTATAGTTACTGTAATGGGCTGAGCTCCGCCCAGGAGTAGTGCactcggggtctgatatacgataGCTGCATGCCCTGGAGACTGAACAGTAAGGGTTTGTGCTCCCTCGCCCGCTTGAGATATGGTTGGgtttgctggaaataaaccagtgtgagtcatagaatccataaaCCGCAACATACGgaccatgacctcctggaatccggtgcagacatgaaatccactggggatggctctgctgcaggcacctcgccctgctcctcaataataggatcctttactcgatccactggtggcacaagAAGGGAAACTCTGGGatgtcctcgtcctctaccacgagctggagccctccctcggcttctgcttaggtcgtgatggcacccaacgtcaccgctaggcaagccaaccgtgAACTAGCCATGTAATTATCCGTTTTACATTTTAGAAATAATcgattttaattattaaataagtgagATGTGAGATATTTAAATAAAACAAAGTGTGTGAAATTATAATGACAAGTgtgatgaaataaatactcaaaaatcaTCAAATGTCTACATGTATAATtccaagacctgatgtcacaagtgtatgagctactagtagaatatacgaAACACTAAACTATTGTCTAAAgtagagtagacagaaagtaaatgcaTAAAAGGGACTTCAGGTGCTCCAGAACGGACtcagaagcagctcaccactaagtcgcGGAGTATCAAGGGTGCACACCGGGATGtctaccagatgcacctgcctcagatcatgcGCCATTAgcatagaagtgtagcatgagtacataaacaacatgtacccagtaagtatccagtctaaccttgaagaagtagtgacaattGGAGAGTTTCAACATGTATCCAATCTAAATTGGAGAGTTTCAACCTTACAATCCCTAATCTCAGCTTTATTTTacacaattaatatgcataataaatATAACAGTACAAtcaaggcatgatgtaaatctaagactacccggacatctcatggaatatagctacgcacggactctcgtcacctagtgcgcaCGTAGCTCTctacacaagtaattcacaacgaaaatacacctaaggggatgagttctctcttacaaggttaggaaagagacttacctcattctcaagctcacttcctaTCCATAAATATGCTATAAATCcacaactcggtgccaaacattccaaaaactagtcaaatgttatataaattaatcaatacatgttcaaaagttcataatttaactattagaataattacccaacccaaattgaaagattcttaaaattcacctcgggcccatgtgcccggattttaaaatattttaaagataattgttacccatagcctcacaaactcaaatatatcattttcacccaattgcataaccattttcgtggttaaatctcattttttttttatcaaaacctaggtttttcaactaaacccataattgtttatattttttcatgttaaaatctacccataatctctgtatttaacttacattggatggaAATTACTTACATTCAATAGATAGGTAAAAATCCCTCTCTAAGatgctctaaaatcgcccaagaagtgaaataaatgagccaaaaatggcctaagtcccatcTTAAATGAACCGTTCTGCTTCCagcgatttccgcttctgcggaaaatgcATCACAGATGTGGCTCTCCCCCAGCTGGCCTACTTCCACATCTGCAGACAAATGGCCCGCTTTTTTGAGCCCGCATTTGCAGCGCtcgagccgcacctgcgacctttcCCGCTTCTGTGTTTGCCTGCTTTGCACCTGCGCTATCGCAGGTACGGTCTTGGCTCCGCTTCTATGATCCCTAGGCAACCCACGCCAGGCCGTTCTGCGATCGTTGGCTcacttctacgagctcgcacatGTGGCTGgctcctcgcaggtgcgattgcactagaagcTCTGCTGCTTCAACCATTTTCTCTAAGTCCTAACGACTTCCGTGCATTGCCCGAATGGCATCTGGGCCCCCggaggccccgtccaaacatactaaTGAGTTCGAAATCATAAAACAAACATGCTCAACCTCACAAAACACGGCAAgcaacaccaaaactaagaatcacactccaaaccaaatcaaatcaacttacgaacttcaagttcttccaattcgctccgaacgcaccgaatcatacttaaactactcagaatgatatcaaattttacatgcaagttttaaatcaccatacagagccatTCCTAGGCTCGGAATTCCAAGCCGTCCTCGATAACACAAAAAATACTTCAAACCAatttttaaagaactttaaaaccttcaacgAGCCAACTTCCAATGTTAGGCACCGAAAcgcttccgggtcatccaaaacccgatccgaacagacgcccaagtccaaaatcatcatacaaacctattgggaccgtcaaatcacGATTCCAAGGTCCTTTACTTGAAgtattgacccaagtcaaacttaacccctTTAAAGCCAATGTTAAGGAACTAaatgttccgattttaacccgaacccttccaaacctgaactaaccattcccgcaagtcatgaaatagtaaaagaacataTGTGGGGTCTTATTTAGTAGAGCGGGGATCAAGAAAGTAagatgaccagtcgggtcgttataggttTTGACCTAAATTACCTTCCAAACCATCAATTTCCACCAAACAGTTCATTAATATCTAAAATATCTCTAGAACTCaggcaattatttcgatcgttggacacttagccataagtgctcCATCCCTTATTAtcaatttttctttccttataaatttagcaccatgGCTCTGATTTAATATATTTGTGatagttatttaagttgtttgaagaggtatatcaaatttaATGTGGGTGGCCTCAagataaaatcgttgttggtacaccacttgctattattgctaacattgtcgtgcctcttgatatgatatttgcaaataacgcatgacatagaaatattatttcaattccgccagaggcatctacaaagaataatcacGTTATagcagagtcgactctttataatatagtcttgaaagcttgttcttatTTTGGATTTATCTTTGATTGTGATTTTTCAgacacttgtatagcattttgattcttaataatatactaaaatttttactttgtgttctaacgctctttttatggaataaattcatGTACCCTACGATAATTTTTAACTTACATAAGAATTTTACTAATGTgatgaattttaaaaataattgaattggattctcttgctaaataattagtTTAAAGATTTAACTATTTAGTTTTAACGTAAAAAATAATTTCTTCTATGTTGATTCatatcttaatattagttcatctcttgttcgAATATTTAATctcaattataattttatccaccataaattctatttttaaagactaaagattgatatgacattttacttttagatctttatgtctgTATATGAAGCACAACAACAATAGTGGGGTAAAACTGTAAGTTATATAAccttccaaaaatttcttttaaacaTATAAATTTCTCAGCCTCGTGTTCTATCTCAACAACTCAAATATATTAAGTGCTAGAAACCAAAGGATAAGGAACACCATAATAAATATCGAGCATCAGTGGGAGggaaatctcgtgaatattcagactgctaacgatataacgcatgattatgccgaggtcgtacgacccaatccagaataatgtgtacactgccgagggtcgagcggcacgaaccatagatgcatccattatactaccgaggcgttcggcccgctccataagaaaggaaggaaatcaTCGAATtgcgagacacgtgcttacaatagagtacatgagcacaaagtgaatataacctttaccgtttctcaaataacttaccaacaactcaaggtgataaggctcagcCTAAtttaaattgatatatatatatatatatatatatatatatatatatatatatatatatatatatatatatatatataaatcaatttatattaaaaattcaattaattaatccAGCATAGTGAGTTCAAAtgattcaaatattacatgataaagtcctaagtctacccagacataaatatgctttagccacgtacggactctcgtcacttcgcgcgtacgtagcacccataactagtagcatataacaattacatcgcctagggggtagtttcctcttcacaaggttagacaggagacttaccttgctccaaagttccataacttgctccaacgcctctctaacacctcaactcaaagccaaacattccgaaactagtcaaacaacgtgaaaatcaataaaaatatactccaatgcttacaatttaacaatttataatgattcccaactccgctcgaaaagtcaataaaatcaaccctctggcccacgtgcccagatttaaaaaattatcgaaaataattattacccataacttatatagtttatattccaaaaatcatccaatttcgccCATGAATTGACCCTCATATCAATGATTTACCATATCATATCTTTGGGCCTCAAAGccccaatttctacaatccaaacaCGGATAAAAATGATAACTAATATAAATAATCATGGCcaaacatcaaaataaaggtcagatattgtcacgacccgaaatctcacccatcgtgatggcgcctatctcaatactaagcaagccgacaacatcaataacccagaatttattttaaatacggaaaacataataattaagtttaagagaaaatcccacaaatactggatataaatacactcccaaaacccgttgtactgagtacatgagcatttatacattacaagtctggacaacacggtctataatagtctgaggccaaatacggtaaacaaggagataaggaaggagagacaaggtccgcgaaatacggcagctacctctgaatctctgaaaaatcaactgtacgaaagaatcaacacccactgtgtccgggatcacctggatctgcacacaaagtgcagggtatagtatgagtacaaccaactcagtaagtaacaataataaataagaactgaaggtagtgacgagcttcacagctaagtccaaatacagtaattttcaacataaaagggtaggcatgctctcaagttcaacatttaaaattccacagtaatttcatatcaacttcgactgaaacagaagataatgtcttttagaaattttcCAAACCAGTGATATatatatgacaactgaaatggagcaataatgaaatcagtgcatcctctcagagtaacagtcactcagtcctcccatttactccaacctcacagtcactctttcctcacagtcactcattcctcacaatcactcagcactcggcactcggtactcgcactcagtaagtacctgcgttcactgggggtgtgtacagactctgaaggggttccttcagcccaagcgctataacaagccaatcgtggcataaatcaataaaaaatatcgcggtgtgcaacccgatcccataaatattctcacaattaggccctcgtcctcactcaatcatcaacctctccagtctcccgggctctcagaaatcatgataagcagcccaacaatagtgatatgatgcatcaataatgaacaagagatactaagatgtaatatgcaagtaaaacaatgtctgagtacaaaatagtaatttaacagataattcaacatgtacacgacctttgtgggtcctaatagtgtcaacacatggtttaaacatgatttatagttcaatttcccTAGTACATGGAAAAATATACGGGtaacaacaatttattcaactacacagatcCATGGagttgaccaagtcacaattcctatggtgcacgcccacacgcccgtcacctagcatgtgcgtcacctcaaaaccaatcacataacacataatccggggtttcatacccttaggaccaaatttagaactgttacttacctcaaaatcgcgtaatttcttactccgctatgcccttgcctcgtgaatttgtatccaaacgtcccgaatctagccacaagcagtacagtacaatcaatataggctaaaggaatcaattccacatgaaaatactaaattataGCAAAAAATCCGAattcggctcaaacccggcctccgggccccacgtctcaaaatccgacaaaagtcacaaaactcgaaagtccattaactcacgagtctaaccatactaaatttactcaaatccgataataaaatcccattcaaaacctcaaattctagtccaagaactcttcctcattttccccaaaatttccatctcaaaatactaattaaatgatgaatcaatgatatattcgtgtatattgaccaaatccgagatataatcacttacctcgatgtttttccttgaaaatcacTCAAATATCgcctccaatttgtcaaaaatggaaaatgggacgaagcccccgttttataacttaaagtttctgtccaggcgTTGACTTCGATTTCCTAACCTTGATTTCCAGCCTCGATTTCCATCCTCGATTTTTTCCAGCCTCAATTTTTTTTCCAGCCTCGATTTTCTAGCAGAAATATTCAGCAGtcgtttaagtccaaattttgatatGTTAACCaaccgaaactcacctgaggccctcgggacctcaaccaaatacaccagcaagtcctaaaatataatttgaacttagttgaaaccaaaaattacataaaacaatgctaaaatcacgaatcatgccccaattcaagcttaaggaacttaagaatttccaacttctacattcgatgcagaaacctatcaaatcagttccgattgacctcaaattttgcatacaagtcataaatgacataacggatctatgaaaagtttcagaactggattctgacattaaaaagtcaactccccgatcaaacatccaaacttaaatttctattttagtcatttcaagcctaatttaactacggacttctaaataagatttcggacacgctcctaagtccaaaatcaccatacagagctattggaatcatcaaaactctattccggggtcgtttacacataagtcgatatccagtcactattttaacttaatctttaaaccttagaactaagtgttccaattcattccaaaaccttatcggacccgaaccaatcaccccgacaAGTCAAATAACAAGAGAACAACTCCGTAAAaagcacctcaaacggagctctagaactcaagatatgctcaaaatactaaaatgctctGTCTGCCCATTTAAAACTCCGTCTAggtgatttttgttcttcgccaTCGCGggacaccttcgcgttcgcgaagagcaatttttcaTGTTGACCGGTCaatcaaaatttccttcttcccGTTTGTGAAGAACAAAGTCCTCACCAGAAACCAACTTCAGCAGAAATAGGTCCAGTGTTGGCCACTTCTGCGGACGGGAACCCGCTTCTACAGGCACCAAGTGCATCTCCGGCCTTTGGGCATACTGCGGctcttcatcgcagaagcgaggccgcttctgtgCATACCTCTTCGCTTCTGTGCACATCTCTTCGCTTCTATGGACCACTGGACAAATGTTccaaggccgcttctgcggccaaatgCACACATCtttgggctcgcacctgcggccaaaagctcgcaggtgcgggcacaccagatctAGTGTACCAGCAGCCGTTTTGAGTCCAAGTTCTATCTGTGCATTTCCCGGATGGCACTTGAGGCTCTCGAGGCCtcacccaaacataccaacaagtccgtaAACACgatacggactcgctcgaaccctcggaatgcgtaaaacaacaccaaaactaagaatagAAACCCAAAATCAATAGgatcaaattatgaacttcaaattcttccacTTACTTAGAATGCGCGATTCGTACCTAAGCTACTCAGAATgtcaccaaattttgtgtgcaagtctcaaattaccatatggaactattcccaggctcggaatcccaaacggacctcgataagatcaaaacctactccaaaccaaatttaaagaacttttaaaccttcaataagcaaactttcaaccttaagcgctgaaacgctcccgggtcatccaaaacccgatccgaacatacgcccgagTTCAAAATCagcatacaaacctattggaaccgtcaaatctcggttctgaggttgtttactcaaaatgttgactaaagtcaaacttagccttttaaaagcgaactaaggaactaagcgtttcgattttaacccgaacccttccaaatcccgaactaaccatccatgcaaatcataaaacagtaaaatcacatacatggagttttatttaggggaacggggatctaggaagcaaaacgaccggtcgggtcgttacattctccacctcttaaacaaacgtttgtcctcaaacgggtctagaatcatacctggagtgctgaacaagtgtggatatctgctccgcatgtcctcctaggtctcccaagttgcctcctcaactagttgacccctccactgaacctttactttAAAAATCTTCTTGGACTTCAACTGGTGAACCTGTCTGTCGacaatggcaactggcttctcctcataacccaggatctcatctaactgaaccgtgctgaagtctaacacatgtgacctcTCGGCATGATACCTACGGATCATAGACACGTGGAGAACAAGGTGAACTCCTGATAAACTAGGAGGCAAagtaagctcataagcaacctccccaacacgtctcaacacctcaaaagggcctataaacctcgggctcaacttgcccttctttccgaacctcatgattaCCTTCATCGACGAGACATCAAAAAGAACCTTCTCGCCCTCCATAAATGAATAGTCACGCGCATTCTaatcaacataactcttctgtccgGACTGTGCCGTGAGAAAATGCTCCTGAATcactttacctttttcaaggcatccttcaccaaatcagtaccatataacttagtctCTTCGGGTTCAAACCATCCGATAAgagaatgacatcgccgaccatataaagtctCAAATTGGGCCATCTCGATGCTGAACTAATAAGTGTTGTTGTATGAAAACGCGAcaaaaggcaagaatcgatcccactgccctctgaagtcaatcacacatgctctgagcatatcctccaagatctgaactatccgctccgactgcccgttgGTCTGCGAATGAAAgtttgtgctgagctctacacgggtccccaactcactctgtactgctctctagaaatgcgaAATAAACTgggggcctctatctgatataatggaaacAGGTGCACCATataaccgaacaatctcctgaatatacaTCTGGGACAACCTCTCTAAAGAGTACGTGGTCATAACCGGAATGAagtatgccgacttggtcaacctatcggcAATAACCCAAACttcatcaaacttctgcaaggtctaTGACAACCTAACTACAAactccatagtaatgcgctccgaTTTCTGCTCAGGTAttgtcatctgctgaagtaggccacctggcctctgatactcatacttgacctgttggcaatttaggcacctcgacagatactcaactatgtccttcttcatccgccgccaccaataatgccgccttaggtcgcgatacatcttcgtagcacgcAGATGAAtagatgtgatgacccaatatgtcatcattaattttaaatattcatttctaGATTCTgatacctcgaaaagcactattcagcATTCCTCAattgtgaaatagagctttaaactCAACTgtgttgactttggttaacattttgagcaaacagactcggatcagtattttgatagctctggtaggtccatatcgtgatttgggacttgggcgtatgccctgaattgaatttagaggtccctagctcaaattatcgccatttaacaaaaactagaaatctaaaggctaaaaatttcaaagtttgacGGCGAagctgactttattgatatcgaggtcggaatctgattctgaaaattggaataggtccgttatatcatttatgacttgtgtgcaaagtatgaggtcaatcggacttgatttattAGGTTTTGAcattaaatgtagaagttgaaagttcttaatttcattaggcttgaattggggtatgattc containing:
- the LOC138906218 gene encoding uncharacterized protein; translation: MEGEKVLFDVSSMKVIMRFGKKGKLSPRFIGPFEVLRRVGEVAYELTLPPSLSGVHLVLHVSMIRRYHAERSHVLDFSTVQLDEILGYEEKPVAIVDRQVHQLKSKKIFKVKVQWRGQLVEEATWET